The DNA region TCAATGTACTTGCTGATTAACTTTATACAGGGTGTTATTGGAAGAACTGGAAAGGGTTTTCGGTCGTCACTTTTTTCAACTTTAATGATTCGATTATGCGAAACATCTAACTGGAAGGAGTGGGTAATTGATTCGGTTAATCCCTCCGAAGCTAATTCTTGGAATCCTTCACTTAGCACTTGGAATCTTAGCGGAGGTCGTGAGCAAGCTTTCCAAAAAACTCGACGTGAATTAAATAATGTGTTCAAAATACGTTCAAGTTTTTTGTCGTCTAGATGAGTTAAGTTAAACCTACCCTCAATGTCCTCTTCTCGACGATTTTTAGTAAAACTGACTAGCAACTGCTGATCCAATAAGGTGATAAATTTAGGGAGTTTTTTAATTGACAGGTTAGCGTAATCGAGTTTTTCTTTTAATTGGTAGCGATTGTCTTGCGTTAAGTAGGCTTTGTAACATTGAACAAAAAAGCCATGGTTTAATTCATCACGTTTGAGAAGATATACGACTCGATGACGCGCCATATTTGGGTAAGGCTCGAACCAATTTTGTCTAAGTTGTTGTTGTATCGAACGCCAAAGTTGCTTGTCATCAAAATGCTCTTTAACTTGATAAGCAATAACATCGATTCGTTGTTTACTCTCTATGCTAATCGCTGCGAGATGGGCACATCGTTCGGCTCCACAGGAACACAAAAATCCATCGTCAATCAATGGCCAGCTGATGGTGCAACTGATTCGCCCTTTTGATGAGTTCTCAGTTTGAGCTAGTTCTGCGGTAATTTGTTGCCTCGCTTGATCATAATGCCAATCAATCATTATGCTGTGCTGCAAAAGTTTAAAGCCTTCGAACAACTGCGAATCAGTAAAAAAATGATTCAAATGATCGAGCGGACCTTTGAAAGAAAGTGGCTTAAACATCATAGAGTTAACAGCATAAAATTTATATAAGCTGACAATCATAACAAATTCGTTAGTGCTTCGAGAAGCGTTAACGTTGCATGGTAGCGATTTAGCAGGAATAATTCCGATACTCAGTGATTAACCAAGGAAAACATAATGAAAAGAAGAGCCTTTGTCGGCGCATTGGGACTGGGAGCGGCTGCGACCTTAGCCGGTTGTCGTTCGGAACAATCAGAGTGTTCTGAAAGCAGTTCTGAAAAAGTATCCAATAATAAAGTGATTCAATGGACAATGGTCACCACTTGGCCAAAGAATTTTCAGGGATTAGGTGAAGGCGCTGAATATCTAGCAAAAACCATTAATCAATTGAGCGGTGGTCGAATGAATGTCACCGTTATGGGCGCGGGTGATTTGGTTCCGGCGTTGCAAGTTTTTGATACGGTCGCTTCCGGAACCGCTCAAATGGGCCATGGCGCTTCTTATTATTGGAAAGGAAAACTGCCAGTCGCACCTATTTTTTCGGCGGTGCCTTTTGGTTTAAATGCGCAAGAGATGAATGGCTGGCTTTATCATGGCGGGGGTTTAGAGTTATGGCAAGAGCTGTATGCTCCGCTGGGTTTAATTCCAATGCCTGCAGGAAACTCGGGCGTTCAAATGGCAGGATGGTTCAATAAAGAGATCAATAGCCTTGACGATATTCAAGGTCTTAAGATGCGAATTCCTGGCCTAGGAGGAGAGGTGTTTAAGCGTGCCGGGGGAACACCTGAGTTAATTCCTGGCGCTGAGCTGTTCGCTGCGCTCGAACGGGGACGAATTGATGCAACTGAGTGGGTCGGTCCTTACAACGATTTAGCCTTTGGTTTACACAAAGCGGCTAAGTATTATTATTACCCTGGATGGCATGAACCGGGCACTACCTTGGAAGCCATCATCAACCAACAAGCGT from Pleionea litopenaei includes:
- a CDS encoding TRAP transporter substrate-binding protein, which codes for MKRRAFVGALGLGAAATLAGCRSEQSECSESSSEKVSNNKVIQWTMVTTWPKNFQGLGEGAEYLAKTINQLSGGRMNVTVMGAGDLVPALQVFDTVASGTAQMGHGASYYWKGKLPVAPIFSAVPFGLNAQEMNGWLYHGGGLELWQELYAPLGLIPMPAGNSGVQMAGWFNKEINSLDDIQGLKMRIPGLGGEVFKRAGGTPELIPGAELFAALERGRIDATEWVGPYNDLAFGLHKAAKYYYYPGWHEPGTTLEAIINQQAFAKLPSDLQAIVKMACTVANYDTLSFFTRKNNEALTELTDKHQVQLKKLPDDVLNRFEALSEEVVQELAVTDEFARKVYESYSTYKKQVYSWHRVSEQAFYDLRR